In Streptomyces longhuiensis, the following proteins share a genomic window:
- a CDS encoding PP2C family protein-serine/threonine phosphatase, with product MTGALSRRRDGEERAWLRGAPPPRWVRVLPVALLLALCTAQLVTEEKLDLGFLLGAIPPLAALTYGPAATALLGGVVIILLNVPFMNLGHPGNSDVLTVSFVALLSVLIGWVRSRRDDQLVTVRTVAEAAQFAVLPPLRERVGSVRCAGLYRAAERGTLVGGDLFDVRRSPAGVRAVIGDVQGHGLSAVGTVAGLLGAFREAVLDQADLEGVAARLDRRLVVDSAEDEHAELFATALLLEFPDDSPVVRAMSCGHPRPLLLRGEEVIELPVPSGAPLGLGIAGLSPPEQLTVRLQPGDRLLGLTDGLIEARDSSGAFYPLAERLVRFSTDDPAELTDALWRDVVRFAGTVRDDLTMLVFAPEVDPSDD from the coding sequence ATGACCGGGGCGTTGTCGCGTCGCCGGGACGGCGAGGAGCGGGCCTGGCTGCGCGGGGCACCGCCGCCGCGCTGGGTGCGAGTGCTGCCGGTCGCTCTGCTCCTCGCCCTGTGCACGGCCCAGCTGGTCACCGAGGAGAAGCTGGACCTCGGTTTCCTGCTGGGGGCGATCCCGCCGCTGGCCGCTCTCACGTACGGGCCCGCCGCCACGGCGCTGCTCGGCGGCGTCGTGATCATCCTGCTGAACGTGCCCTTCATGAACCTCGGGCACCCCGGCAACAGCGACGTGCTCACGGTCTCCTTCGTGGCACTGCTCAGCGTGCTGATCGGCTGGGTCCGCAGCCGGCGCGACGACCAGCTCGTCACCGTGCGCACGGTCGCCGAGGCGGCCCAGTTCGCCGTGCTTCCGCCGCTGCGCGAACGGGTCGGATCGGTGCGCTGCGCGGGCCTGTACCGCGCGGCCGAGCGCGGGACGCTGGTCGGCGGCGACCTGTTCGACGTACGCAGGAGTCCGGCCGGGGTACGCGCCGTGATCGGCGATGTGCAGGGCCACGGGCTGTCCGCGGTGGGCACGGTGGCGGGGCTGCTCGGCGCGTTCCGTGAGGCGGTGCTCGACCAGGCGGACCTGGAGGGGGTCGCGGCGCGCCTCGACCGCAGGCTCGTGGTCGACTCGGCCGAGGACGAGCACGCCGAGCTGTTCGCGACCGCGCTGCTCCTCGAGTTCCCCGACGACTCCCCGGTGGTACGGGCCATGTCGTGCGGCCATCCGCGTCCGCTGCTCCTGCGCGGGGAGGAGGTCATCGAGCTGCCGGTGCCGTCCGGGGCGCCTCTCGGACTCGGGATCGCGGGCCTCTCGCCGCCCGAGCAGCTCACGGTGCGGCTGCAGCCCGGCGACCGGCTGCTCGGCCTGACGGACGGGCTGATCGAGGCGCGGGACTCGTCCGGCGCCTTCTATCCGCTGGCGGAGCGTCTGGTCCGGTTCAGCACGGACGATCCGGCGGAGCTGACGGACGCGCTGTGGCGGGACGTGGTGCGGTTCGCGGGGACGGTACGGGACGATCTGACGATGCTCGTGTTCGCGCCGGAGGTCGACCCGTCGGACGACTGA
- a CDS encoding VOC family protein: MKISKTPSAPCWADLSTPDTDAARLFYEGLLGWRSEVVSDPRSQTYGLFRSGEELVAGIGPTRSPKEPSAWLPYYQSAGVDAVIARVKGNGGTVVTGPETIAEDGVFAVCQDPSGAAFGLWQPITNTGFGVVNAPGSFCWFELLTRDPDGSIDFYQSVLGWGAKRHPYGGGGTYTEWSVDDEPFGGMLDTTSGSFPEDLPAHWMVYVAVEDTDATAARCKELGGQILVHPTTIEPGRFAVLADPQGASFAVITYTPR, encoded by the coding sequence ATGAAGATCTCCAAAACCCCGTCAGCACCCTGCTGGGCGGACCTCTCCACGCCGGACACCGACGCGGCCCGGCTCTTCTACGAGGGGCTCCTCGGCTGGCGCAGCGAAGTGGTGTCCGATCCGCGGTCGCAGACCTACGGCCTCTTCAGGTCCGGTGAGGAACTGGTCGCGGGCATCGGCCCGACCAGGAGCCCGAAGGAACCGTCGGCGTGGCTGCCGTACTACCAGTCGGCCGGGGTCGACGCGGTCATCGCGCGCGTGAAGGGCAACGGCGGCACGGTGGTCACGGGCCCGGAGACCATCGCGGAGGACGGCGTCTTCGCGGTCTGCCAGGATCCGTCGGGGGCCGCGTTCGGCCTGTGGCAGCCGATCACGAACACGGGCTTCGGCGTCGTGAACGCGCCGGGGAGTTTCTGCTGGTTCGAGCTCCTGACCCGCGATCCGGACGGATCCATCGACTTCTACCAGTCCGTACTGGGCTGGGGCGCGAAGCGGCACCCCTACGGGGGCGGCGGCACCTACACCGAGTGGAGCGTCGACGACGAGCCCTTCGGCGGCATGCTCGACACGACGTCGGGCTCGTTCCCCGAGGATCTGCCGGCGCACTGGATGGTGTACGTCGCCGTCGAGGACACCGACGCGACGGCGGCCCGCTGCAAGGAACTCGGCGGGCAGATCCTGGTGCACCCGACGACGATCGAGCCGGGCCGGTTCGCGGTGCTCGCCGATCCGCAGGGCGCCTCGTTCGCGGTCATCACGTACACCCCGCGCTGA
- the sucB gene encoding 2-oxoglutarate dehydrogenase, E2 component, dihydrolipoamide succinyltransferase has translation MSVSVSLPALGESVTEGTVTRWLKAEGERVEVDEPLLEVSTDKVDTEIPSPAAGILASIKVAEDETVEVGAELAVIDDGTGAPAAAPAPAAAEAPAPAAAPAPAAEAPEAPAAPAAAPAAPAAPAGAASGTDVVLPALGESVTEGTVTRWLKEVGEEVAEDEPLLEVSTDKVDTEIPSPVAGVLLEISVAEDETAEVGAKLAVIGAPGAAPAAAAPAAPAAPAAAPAPAPAAPAAPAAPAPAPVAAPAPVAPAAPAAPAPAPVAAPAPVTPAAPAPAAVAGDDGAYVTPLVRKLASENGVDLGTVKGTGVGGRIRKQDVIAAAEAAKAAPAPAAAAPAAAAKAPALEVSPLRGQTVKMTRMRKVIGDNMMKALHSQAQLTSVVEVDITKLMKLRAKAKDAFAAREGVKLSPMPFFVKAAAQALKAHPVINARINDDEGTITYFDSENIGIAVDAEKGLMTPVIKGAGDLNIAGISKKTAELAGKARGGGLTPDDMSGATFTISNTGSRGALFDTVIVPPNQAAILGIGATVKRPVVINHPDLGETIAVRDMTYLSLSYDHRLVDGADAARYLTAVKAILEAGEFEVELGL, from the coding sequence ATGTCGGTTTCCGTATCCCTTCCGGCGCTCGGTGAGAGTGTCACCGAGGGCACCGTCACCCGCTGGCTGAAGGCCGAGGGCGAGCGCGTCGAGGTCGACGAGCCGCTGCTCGAGGTCTCGACCGACAAGGTCGACACCGAGATCCCCTCGCCCGCCGCCGGCATCCTGGCCTCCATCAAGGTCGCCGAGGACGAGACCGTCGAGGTCGGCGCCGAGCTCGCCGTCATCGACGACGGCACGGGCGCCCCGGCCGCCGCCCCGGCTCCCGCCGCTGCCGAGGCCCCGGCCCCGGCCGCCGCTCCGGCCCCCGCCGCCGAGGCCCCCGAAGCCCCCGCGGCTCCGGCCGCCGCCCCGGCCGCTCCGGCCGCCCCTGCCGGTGCCGCTTCCGGCACCGACGTCGTGCTGCCCGCTCTCGGCGAGTCCGTCACCGAGGGCACCGTCACCCGCTGGCTGAAGGAGGTCGGCGAGGAGGTCGCGGAGGACGAGCCCCTGCTCGAGGTCTCCACGGACAAGGTCGACACCGAGATCCCCTCCCCCGTCGCCGGCGTTCTCCTGGAGATCTCCGTCGCCGAGGACGAGACCGCCGAGGTCGGCGCCAAGCTGGCCGTCATCGGTGCTCCCGGTGCCGCTCCGGCTGCCGCCGCGCCCGCCGCCCCGGCCGCTCCGGCTGCCGCTCCGGCACCGGCTCCGGCTGCCCCCGCGGCTCCGGCCGCCCCGGCCCCGGCACCGGTCGCCGCTCCGGCACCGGTCGCGCCCGCGGCTCCGGCCGCCCCGGCCCCGGCACCGGTCGCCGCTCCCGCTCCGGTCACCCCCGCTGCCCCGGCCCCCGCCGCGGTCGCCGGTGACGACGGCGCGTACGTGACCCCGCTGGTCCGCAAGCTCGCGTCGGAGAACGGCGTGGACCTGGGCACCGTCAAGGGCACCGGCGTCGGTGGCCGTATCCGCAAGCAGGACGTCATCGCGGCCGCCGAGGCCGCGAAGGCCGCCCCGGCCCCCGCCGCCGCTGCTCCGGCCGCCGCCGCGAAGGCCCCGGCCCTGGAGGTCTCCCCCCTCCGCGGCCAGACGGTCAAGATGACCCGCATGCGCAAGGTCATCGGCGACAACATGATGAAGGCGCTGCACTCGCAGGCCCAGCTGACCTCGGTCGTCGAGGTCGACATCACCAAGCTGATGAAGCTGCGCGCCAAGGCGAAGGACGCGTTCGCGGCCCGTGAGGGCGTCAAGCTCTCCCCGATGCCGTTCTTCGTCAAGGCCGCCGCCCAGGCGCTGAAGGCCCACCCGGTCATCAACGCCCGGATCAACGACGACGAAGGCACCATCACGTACTTCGACTCGGAGAACATCGGCATCGCCGTCGACGCCGAGAAGGGTCTGATGACGCCGGTCATCAAGGGCGCGGGCGACCTGAACATCGCCGGGATCTCGAAGAAGACCGCCGAGCTGGCCGGCAAGGCCCGCGGTGGCGGCCTCACGCCGGACGACATGTCCGGTGCGACCTTCACGATCTCCAACACGGGCTCGCGCGGTGCGCTCTTCGACACCGTCATCGTGCCGCCGAACCAGGCCGCGATCCTGGGCATCGGCGCCACGGTGAAGCGTCCGGTCGTCATCAACCACCCGGACCTCGGCGAGACCATCGCCGTCCGTGACATGACGTACCTGTCGCTCTCCTACGACCACCGTCTGGTGGACGGCGCGGACGCCGCCCGCTACCTGACCGCGGTCAAGGCGATCCTGGAGGCCGGCGAGTTCGAGGTCGAGCTCGGCCTGTAA
- a CDS encoding helix-turn-helix transcriptional regulator — protein MRAARLIKMVLLLQSRPSMTAGELARELEVSERTVTRDAQALSEAGVPVYADRGRAGGYRLIGGYRTRLTGLARGEAEALFLSGVPGALREMGLEDAASAARLKVSAALLPSLRDASRTAAQRFHLDAPAWFKEPRTPELLPAVADAVWDDRVVRARYRRDEVAAEVERELEPYGLVLKAGVWYLCARVVGGGTHRVYRIDRFTGVEAGEERFVRDEEFDLPGFWEERAEQFARSILRAEVVLRLSPAGLRQLPHATEPVSVRAARESAGEPDEEGWVTVTLPVESEDVAYGQLFALGPEAEVLAPAALRERFAEAARRTADRYR, from the coding sequence ATGCGTGCTGCCCGCCTGATCAAGATGGTGCTGTTGCTCCAGTCCCGGCCGTCGATGACGGCGGGTGAGCTGGCGCGCGAACTGGAGGTCTCGGAGCGGACGGTGACCCGGGACGCGCAGGCGCTGTCCGAGGCGGGCGTGCCGGTGTACGCGGACCGGGGCAGGGCGGGCGGGTACCGGCTGATCGGCGGCTACCGGACGCGGCTGACCGGTCTGGCGCGCGGCGAGGCGGAGGCCCTGTTCCTGTCCGGGGTGCCGGGCGCGCTGCGCGAGATGGGCCTCGAGGACGCGGCGTCGGCCGCGCGGCTGAAAGTGTCGGCGGCGCTGCTGCCCTCGCTGCGGGACGCCTCGCGCACGGCGGCGCAGCGGTTCCACCTGGACGCGCCGGCCTGGTTCAAGGAGCCGCGGACGCCCGAGCTGCTGCCCGCGGTGGCGGACGCGGTGTGGGACGACAGGGTGGTGCGCGCCCGCTACCGCCGTGACGAGGTCGCAGCCGAGGTCGAGCGGGAGCTGGAGCCGTACGGGCTCGTCCTGAAGGCGGGCGTCTGGTATCTGTGCGCCCGCGTCGTGGGCGGCGGGACCCACCGGGTGTACCGGATCGACCGGTTCACCGGCGTCGAGGCGGGCGAGGAACGCTTCGTACGGGACGAGGAGTTCGACCTGCCGGGGTTCTGGGAGGAGCGGGCCGAGCAGTTCGCGCGGTCCATCCTGCGCGCGGAGGTCGTCCTTCGGCTGTCCCCCGCGGGGCTGCGGCAGCTTCCGCACGCGACCGAGCCCGTGTCCGTGCGTGCGGCGCGGGAGTCGGCCGGCGAGCCCGACGAGGAGGGGTGGGTGACGGTGACTCTGCCGGTCGAGTCGGAGGACGTCGCGTACGGCCAGTTGTTCGCGCTCGGGCCCGAGGCGGAGGTCCTCGCACCCGCCGCGCTGCGCGAGCGCTTCGCCGAGGCGGCGCGGCGGACGGCCGACCGCTACCGGTGA
- a CDS encoding GntR family transcriptional regulator: MTAPVVHSLREQIREHIVEGIVSGRWKPGERIVERRIATELEVSQTPVREALRELESLRLIESAPNKGVRVRNLTAADLEESYPVRAGLEAIAAELAAGKLAEDCSALEPHVAALYRADQEADGTGQVRHTVAFHRELVRAAGNSVLLHTWEGLGIEVFTALSIRWLGTVQQSYAEEHEALVAAFRRRDPAIAELVKAHVLGCAPRA; encoded by the coding sequence ATGACCGCGCCCGTCGTCCACTCGCTGCGCGAACAGATCCGCGAGCACATCGTCGAGGGGATCGTCAGCGGGCGCTGGAAGCCGGGCGAGCGCATCGTGGAGCGCCGCATCGCGACGGAGCTCGAGGTCAGCCAGACGCCCGTGCGGGAGGCCCTGCGGGAGCTGGAGAGCCTGCGCCTGATCGAGTCCGCCCCCAACAAGGGCGTGCGGGTGCGGAACCTGACGGCCGCCGACCTGGAGGAGAGCTACCCGGTCAGGGCCGGTCTGGAGGCCATCGCGGCGGAGCTGGCGGCCGGGAAGCTGGCCGAGGACTGCTCGGCCCTCGAACCCCATGTGGCGGCCCTCTACCGCGCCGACCAGGAGGCCGACGGGACCGGTCAGGTGCGGCACACGGTCGCCTTCCACCGCGAACTGGTGCGCGCCGCGGGGAACTCCGTGCTCCTGCACACCTGGGAGGGCCTCGGCATCGAGGTCTTCACGGCCCTGTCCATCCGGTGGCTGGGCACCGTCCAGCAGTCGTACGCGGAGGAGCACGAGGCGCTCGTGGCCGCGTTCCGGCGCCGGGATCCCGCGATCGCGGAGCTGGTGAAGGCGCATGTGCTCGGCTGCGCCCCGCGCGCCTGA
- a CDS encoding TIGR01777 family oxidoreductase: protein MTQSDSAPVRRSRFAVAGASGLIGSALTRSLRADGHDVVRLVRREPAAPDEVRWDPERGSVDAAGLSGCDAVLNFAAAGVGDRRWTDAYKKRIRDSRVLGTATLAEAVATLEQPPRVFVNGSAVGYYGDTGTRAVDESAPPGDGFLPQLCVEWEEAAAPAQEAGIRTVFARSGLVVSRDGGAWARLFPLFLAGLGGRMGDGRQYWSYIALHDEIAALRHILATDELSGPVNLTAPHPVTNGEVTAAMGRVLHRPTLLTAPASALRMALGEMAGDVLGSTRAVPTRLLESGFTFAFPGIEEAIRAARR from the coding sequence ATGACCCAGAGCGATTCCGCACCCGTACGCCGCTCCCGGTTCGCCGTCGCCGGCGCCTCCGGCCTCATCGGCTCCGCCCTGACCCGGTCCCTGCGGGCCGACGGGCACGACGTCGTCCGCCTGGTCCGCAGGGAGCCGGCGGCCCCGGACGAGGTCCGCTGGGACCCGGAGCGGGGGTCCGTCGACGCGGCCGGGCTCTCCGGCTGCGACGCGGTCCTCAATTTCGCCGCCGCGGGCGTGGGCGACCGCCGCTGGACCGACGCGTACAAGAAGAGGATCCGCGACAGCCGGGTCCTCGGCACCGCGACGCTCGCCGAGGCCGTCGCCACACTCGAACAGCCTCCCCGTGTCTTCGTCAACGGCAGCGCCGTCGGCTACTACGGCGACACCGGCACGCGCGCCGTCGACGAGAGCGCGCCGCCCGGGGACGGGTTCCTGCCCCAGCTGTGCGTGGAGTGGGAGGAGGCCGCGGCGCCCGCCCAGGAGGCCGGAATCCGCACCGTGTTCGCGCGGTCCGGGCTCGTCGTGTCCCGCGACGGCGGGGCCTGGGCGCGGCTCTTCCCGCTGTTCCTGGCCGGGCTCGGCGGACGTATGGGCGACGGCCGCCAGTACTGGTCGTACATCGCGCTGCACGACGAGATCGCGGCCCTGCGCCACATCCTCGCCACGGACGAGCTGTCGGGCCCCGTGAACCTCACCGCCCCGCACCCCGTCACGAACGGCGAGGTGACCGCCGCGATGGGGCGCGTGCTGCACCGCCCCACCCTGCTGACGGCCCCCGCCTCCGCCCTGCGCATGGCCCTCGGCGAGATGGCGGGCGACGTCCTCGGCAGCACACGGGCCGTGCCGACCCGGCTCCTGGAATCAGGCTTCACGTTCGCGTTCCCCGGTATCGAGGAGGCGATCAGGGCGGCCAGGCGCTGA
- a CDS encoding GNAT family N-acetyltransferase, whose protein sequence is MSQPYIRLARPDDEDGLARLDRAAWSTLHSVQPQPLPPYDPFFSERFGPRDHLVAELDGRLAGYVRIAYPTSLAVHTHVRQIQGLAVAAEARGAGVGRALVRAALEHARKAGARRMTLRVLGHNGPARALYESEGFVVEGVLPEELLLDGKYVDDVLMGQAL, encoded by the coding sequence ATGTCACAGCCGTACATACGTCTCGCCCGCCCCGACGACGAGGACGGGCTGGCCCGGCTCGACCGCGCCGCCTGGTCGACGCTGCACTCCGTCCAGCCGCAGCCGCTGCCGCCGTACGACCCGTTCTTCTCGGAGCGGTTCGGGCCGCGGGACCATCTGGTCGCGGAACTCGACGGGCGGCTCGCCGGTTACGTACGCATCGCCTATCCCACGTCGCTCGCCGTCCACACCCATGTCCGGCAGATCCAGGGCCTCGCGGTCGCCGCCGAGGCGCGGGGCGCCGGGGTCGGCCGGGCGCTGGTCCGCGCGGCGCTGGAGCACGCCCGCAAGGCCGGCGCGCGCCGCATGACGCTGCGGGTGCTCGGGCACAACGGTCCCGCGCGGGCGCTGTACGAGTCCGAGGGGTTCGTGGTCGAGGGAGTCCTGCCGGAGGAGCTCCTGCTCGACGGGAAGTACGTGGACGACGTCCTCATGGGCCAGGCCCTGTGA
- the aceE gene encoding pyruvate dehydrogenase (acetyl-transferring), homodimeric type, giving the protein MTDPSAIQPSELDQLPDRDPEETAEWQASLDAVTQAAGPHRAAYLMRRTLERAEGSGLALPKLLETDYVNTIPTAAEPAIEGDEALELKIAAWNRWNAAAMVTRGSKYGVGGHIATFASAAWLYETGFNHFFKGKEGDGSGDQLYIQGHASPGIYARAFLDGRLSEQQLDRFRQESGGDGLPSYPHPRRLPWLWEFPTVSMGLGPLSAIYQARFNRYLTNRKIKDVSASHVWAFLGDGEMDEPEATAALALASREGLDNLTFVINCNLQRLDGPVRANFRVVQELEAQFRGAGWNVIKTLWGSAWDELFQLDTTGALVRRLREVPDAQFQTYATRDAAYIREHFFGSEPALVELGRLLTDDKIAECFKVSRGGHEPRKVYAAYRAALSHEGAPTVILVQTVKGFTLGKGFESKNANHQMKKLTVDEFKDMRDLLELPISDSQFVDGQVPYGHPGADSPEVRYLQERRAALGGPAPARRTHAIAPLPAPADKAFASFDKGSGSQSVATTMAFVRLVKDLVRDKETGKRWVPIVPDEARTFGMESLFPSLGIYSPKGQTYEPVDRDQLMYYKEATDGQILNEGITEAGSMADFIAASSAYATHGEAMIPFYIFYSMFGWQRTADQMWQLGDQLGRGFLVGATAGRTTLTGEGLQHADGHSPVIAATNPAALTYDPAFAYEIGAIVKDGLRRMYGEAAPGEDQNVFYYLTVYNEPMPQPAKPAGVDEGILKGLYRFNTAESAGVNVAAANAPRIQLLGSGTAIHWTLEAQKLLAEEWGVAADVWSATSWTELRRDALEADEAILRGEERTPYIRTALNGAQGPVLAVSDYMRQVPDQIAQWVEQDYSSLGADGFGLSDTREAARRHFGIDAQSIVVAALAQLARRGEVKASAVKEARERYGL; this is encoded by the coding sequence ATGACCGACCCCTCCGCAATCCAGCCGAGCGAGCTCGACCAGCTCCCGGACCGCGACCCCGAGGAGACCGCCGAATGGCAGGCCTCCCTGGACGCCGTTACCCAGGCGGCCGGGCCGCACCGTGCCGCGTACCTGATGCGCCGCACGCTGGAGCGCGCCGAGGGCTCAGGCCTGGCGCTGCCGAAGCTCCTCGAGACCGACTACGTCAACACCATCCCGACCGCCGCGGAGCCGGCGATCGAGGGTGACGAGGCGCTGGAACTGAAGATCGCCGCGTGGAACCGCTGGAACGCGGCCGCGATGGTGACCCGTGGCTCCAAGTACGGCGTCGGCGGCCACATCGCCACCTTCGCCTCGGCGGCCTGGCTCTACGAGACCGGCTTCAACCACTTCTTCAAGGGGAAGGAGGGCGACGGCTCCGGTGACCAGCTGTACATCCAGGGCCACGCCTCCCCCGGCATCTACGCCCGTGCCTTCCTGGACGGCCGCCTGAGCGAGCAGCAGCTCGACCGCTTCCGCCAGGAGTCCGGCGGCGACGGCCTGCCGTCGTATCCGCACCCGCGGCGCCTGCCCTGGCTGTGGGAGTTCCCGACCGTCTCCATGGGCCTCGGCCCGCTGTCGGCGATCTACCAGGCACGGTTCAACCGCTACCTCACCAACCGCAAGATCAAGGACGTCTCCGCCTCGCACGTGTGGGCGTTCCTCGGTGACGGCGAGATGGACGAGCCCGAGGCCACCGCGGCCCTGGCGCTCGCCTCGCGTGAGGGTCTGGACAACCTGACCTTCGTCATCAACTGCAACCTGCAGCGCCTCGACGGCCCGGTCCGCGCCAACTTCCGCGTGGTCCAGGAGCTGGAGGCGCAGTTCCGCGGCGCCGGCTGGAACGTCATCAAGACGCTCTGGGGCTCCGCCTGGGACGAGCTGTTCCAGCTCGACACGACCGGCGCGCTCGTGCGCCGGCTGCGCGAGGTGCCGGACGCCCAGTTCCAGACGTACGCGACCCGCGACGCCGCGTACATCCGCGAGCACTTCTTCGGCTCCGAGCCCGCGCTCGTCGAGCTGGGCAGGCTGCTCACGGACGACAAGATCGCCGAGTGCTTCAAGGTCTCGCGCGGCGGCCACGAGCCCCGCAAGGTGTACGCGGCCTACCGTGCGGCCCTGTCGCACGAGGGCGCGCCGACCGTGATCCTGGTCCAGACGGTCAAGGGCTTCACGCTGGGCAAGGGCTTCGAGTCCAAGAACGCCAACCACCAGATGAAGAAGCTGACGGTGGACGAGTTCAAGGACATGCGTGACCTCCTTGAACTGCCCATCTCCGACAGCCAGTTCGTCGACGGACAGGTCCCCTACGGCCACCCGGGCGCCGACTCCCCCGAGGTCCGCTACCTCCAGGAGCGCCGCGCGGCCCTCGGCGGCCCCGCCCCGGCCCGCCGCACGCACGCCATCGCTCCGCTGCCGGCCCCGGCCGACAAGGCGTTCGCGTCCTTCGACAAGGGCTCCGGCTCGCAGTCGGTCGCGACGACCATGGCGTTCGTACGCCTGGTCAAGGACCTCGTACGCGACAAGGAGACCGGCAAGCGCTGGGTGCCGATCGTCCCGGACGAGGCGCGCACCTTCGGCATGGAGTCGCTGTTCCCGTCGCTCGGCATCTACTCCCCCAAGGGGCAGACGTACGAGCCGGTCGACCGCGACCAGCTGATGTACTACAAGGAAGCCACGGACGGCCAGATCCTCAACGAGGGCATCACCGAGGCCGGCTCCATGGCGGACTTCATCGCCGCGTCCTCCGCGTACGCCACGCACGGCGAGGCGATGATCCCCTTCTACATCTTCTACTCGATGTTCGGCTGGCAGCGCACGGCCGACCAGATGTGGCAGCTCGGCGACCAGCTCGGCCGCGGCTTCCTGGTCGGTGCCACCGCGGGCCGTACGACGCTGACGGGTGAGGGTCTGCAGCACGCGGACGGTCACTCGCCGGTCATCGCGGCGACCAACCCGGCCGCGCTGACCTACGACCCGGCGTTCGCCTACGAGATCGGCGCGATCGTCAAGGACGGTCTGCGTCGCATGTACGGCGAGGCGGCCCCGGGTGAGGACCAGAACGTCTTCTACTACCTGACGGTCTACAACGAGCCGATGCCGCAGCCGGCCAAGCCCGCGGGCGTGGACGAGGGCATCCTCAAGGGCCTGTACCGCTTCAACACCGCCGAGTCGGCCGGGGTGAACGTCGCGGCCGCCAACGCCCCCCGCATCCAGCTGCTCGGCTCGGGCACGGCGATCCACTGGACCCTCGAGGCGCAGAAACTGCTCGCCGAGGAGTGGGGTGTCGCCGCCGACGTGTGGTCCGCGACCTCCTGGACCGAGCTGCGCCGCGACGCCCTGGAGGCGGACGAGGCGATCCTGCGCGGCGAGGAGCGCACTCCGTACATCCGCACGGCGCTCAACGGCGCCCAGGGCCCGGTCCTCGCGGTCTCCGACTACATGCGCCAGGTCCCCGACCAGATCGCGCAGTGGGTCGAGCAGGACTACTCCTCGCTCGGTGCGGACGGCTTCGGTCTCTCCGACACCCGCGAGGCGGCCCGCCGCCACTTCGGCATCGACGCGCAGTCGATCGTCGTCGCGGCCCTGGCCCAGCTCGCCCGCCGCGGCGAGGTCAAGGCCTCGGCCGTGAAGGAGGCGCGCGAGCGCTACGGCCTGTAG
- a CDS encoding TetR/AcrR family transcriptional regulator, with amino-acid sequence MSPTNDQRSPQPSLTERRKAATQLDIARAAAELFAEHGPDGTTAEDIAHRAGVALRTFYRYFRGKQDAVGPLLAAGGDAWRALLADAEPGADLRLTLETAVTATLSAPGDHGPEQLETTRGLLRAAQDDAALRAVWYRVNQESEERLVPVLARLAGERADPLDVRLAAAAATDAIRIALEAWAATDAPATGATGSPAVLALRCLRELTGGISLLGGGQGTGRQ; translated from the coding sequence GTGAGCCCCACGAACGATCAGCGCAGTCCGCAGCCCTCCCTGACCGAGCGGCGCAAGGCCGCCACTCAGCTGGACATCGCCCGCGCCGCCGCCGAACTCTTCGCCGAGCACGGCCCCGACGGCACGACGGCCGAGGACATCGCCCACCGCGCGGGCGTCGCGCTGCGCACCTTCTACCGCTACTTCCGGGGCAAGCAGGACGCGGTCGGCCCGCTCCTCGCCGCGGGCGGCGATGCCTGGCGCGCCCTCCTCGCCGACGCCGAGCCCGGCGCCGACCTGCGGCTCACCCTGGAGACGGCCGTCACCGCCACGCTCTCCGCCCCCGGCGACCACGGCCCCGAACAGCTGGAGACGACCAGGGGACTGCTGCGCGCGGCCCAGGACGACGCCGCGCTGCGGGCCGTCTGGTACCGGGTCAACCAGGAGTCGGAGGAGCGCCTCGTGCCGGTCCTCGCGCGGCTCGCGGGCGAGCGGGCGGACCCCCTCGACGTACGGCTCGCCGCCGCCGCGGCCACCGACGCCATCCGGATCGCCCTGGAGGCCTGGGCCGCCACCGACGCACCCGCGACGGGCGCGACCGGCTCACCGGCGGTCCTCGCGCTCCGCTGCCTGCGCGAACTGACCGGCGGGATCAGCCTGTTGGGGGGCGGTCAGGGCACCGGCCGGCAGTGA
- a CDS encoding DUF4240 domain-containing protein, whose amino-acid sequence MDETEFWEIVDSTREAAEGDPEDHAELLVDRLLQADPDAVLDFARHFESRYHRAYRWDLWGAAWVLLGGASDDAFDYFRCWLIGQGREVFEGALHEPDALADLLGEFDEEIDGDGEELGYAADEAYEELTGAVAPDLGIPAAPAEPEGTPVDFENAAELERLYPKLSERFGSQAAEHSERFGS is encoded by the coding sequence ATGGACGAGACGGAGTTCTGGGAGATCGTGGACAGCACCCGCGAGGCCGCCGAGGGCGACCCCGAGGACCATGCCGAGCTGCTCGTCGACCGGCTGCTCCAGGCCGACCCCGACGCGGTGCTCGACTTCGCCCGTCACTTCGAGTCCCGCTACCACCGCGCCTACCGCTGGGACCTGTGGGGCGCCGCGTGGGTGCTGCTCGGCGGGGCGAGCGACGACGCGTTCGACTACTTCCGCTGCTGGCTGATCGGCCAGGGCCGGGAGGTCTTCGAGGGCGCGCTGCACGAGCCGGACGCGCTCGCCGATCTGCTGGGCGAGTTCGACGAGGAGATCGACGGGGACGGCGAGGAGCTCGGTTACGCGGCGGACGAGGCGTACGAGGAGCTGACCGGCGCGGTGGCGCCCGATCTCGGCATCCCGGCCGCGCCCGCGGAGCCGGAAGGCACGCCGGTCGACTTCGAGAACGCGGCGGAGCTCGAGCGTCTGTACCCGAAGCTCTCGGAGCGCTTCGGGTCACAGGCGGCCGAGCACTCGGAGCGCTTCGGGTCATAG